The Glycine max cultivar Williams 82 chromosome 17, Glycine_max_v4.0, whole genome shotgun sequence genome contains the following window.
TTTTAGGTTAGCCTCTGTACATTCTTTAGTTGAGAGTTGAGACATcgaattgatatttttagttatttgtgCTTATGGACTCGATTTGCTTTGCCTTTTGGGTTTAAAACTGCTTGCCATTTGGTTATGAATTTGCCTGCTTCCTGCGTGTACTGCTAATAAATACTATTGCTTCTCTTAATTGGAAATCATTCTTGTGGGCATGGTCTGATTTGGACTTGGGGAGTGTCACTTGGTATAGCCTCTCTGGTTTTCTTATTCCATTTTGTGGCTGCAACTTTGGGTTGATGACTGAGTAATTGACAGCTGATTGTTGTTATGCTAAATGTGTATTTGGTCATGGATGACACTAGTTAGGTGAGCTGTGATGATATTCAAGGAAGTTTGATGATGATTAATTTGAATTACTGGAAATTCTCACGTTTCTTTCAGATTGTTCTGGTAGTTTGGTCTTGTTCTGAAGGTTCATATGAGTGGCTGAAACCATGAATGCATTTAAGATCAGATACAGATACCGTGTGAATTAGAGTCTCTCGGCCTTATTCTTATCATGAAAGATTGTTATGCTCTTATCAGTTTCAAATAGGTAAAAAGTGTACCTCACAGGTTTCCAAATAAGCTTTTTTTGTCAAGTTCATGTGCGAATAAGTTGACAGGACAATTGCTAGTTGCTACAGCCTACAGCTTATAGATGAGCTAGTACGGTAGGCGGTGGAGCTGCTGGTTTCAGCTTGATTTTTCGAATACCCTCATCTGGTAGTAATGCCATGGGGGCTACAATCCGTAGCAGCTCAAAATTCTTGCATTCAAAGGGATTTTTGTTAACTCTTTCTGAAGTACAGTACTATTTTTTAAACTGTTTTATGTTGTGAGGTCAAAGTAAGTAAAACTTCATTTGTCAGCTAGAGACTGATTGATTGGTGACAGGTTATCTTGCTGCCACTTTTGAGTCGTTGCCAGACGGTGGTTGAAGATGCTTCATACCAGATGAAGTTGGATTGTTAAGACTTCATTCCTTTCATTTTAGGCGACACACTGTTGATTCTCCAAAGGTTTAACGAAAGCTTCTTTTTACCTACACCTATAACGAGGCTGGGGCTTGTTGATCTCACCATGTGTCTAGTTGGGAGACTCCAACTGCCCACATAGTCTATTTTGAGTTAGGTGGTTTCTAACTTGCAAATctgaaccatttttttttatgtgagaAGCCAAAATGAAAGAGGTGAAGTAAGAATTGTAGACCACACCAATGTCTGACTGATACTGCTCTTCATAGCACACCATGGCTTATGAATcttgaaaatcaatttattaagaaaagaaaTGCGTCAAAATTTGTAGATGAGGCTTTATTCATTTGTTAGCTGTCTCACTCATTAACACTCCATGATGGATGGCCGTCTTCCTGTTGTGAATTTCTCTTTTAACAAGTTCACTTGTTCATACTGACACAGTGACACCCAACCCAAATATGCAAACTCCTTTCAATGTCGTGGTTATCTCGGTACATATTTTTTTGgactaattttgaatttttataacgCCAACCTTTCTCTATGATACTGTTTTTTTAGTAACGGGTGGTTGGTTCTGTGACATGTTTGATTCTCTTTTAAGTAAGGCGTAGCGTTAGATATTATATtgtaaatggaaaaaaaaaagaaaaaaaaaagaactcatTAGGAGAATTAGTCTTGTTATACTGTGTGTTGCCAATTTAAAAAGATTATGTTCCATAAAAGGTATCTATAATAATCTGTGgttctatcttcttttttttaaaaaagaaaatgctcTTGATGCTTGCATCAAGTTAGAACAATAAGCTTTTTTatgatatgttttattttaattattaacattaaatgTTGATttctgtaaataaaaaattaaatgttaatgaGAAGAAATCGCAAAATCCTGAGTGATATAACTCTTAAATCTCAAAAACATTAAACTTagatttctgtaaaaaaaaatgctgatttaaatatatttttaaaaatttattaatagaaatataaaaaggaattataatatactaaaatattaccgcaaatattttaaattttgattttcttaattaactattaattaacCACGGAGCTATAATCTTTGTTGAAAGTTTAATGAGATATGGCAAAACCTTGTCGCGTGATATAATAATtagcatttttaattttttttaagtaaattcaTTCTAgcctttaaattattttaattaagcggGTGAGATTTGATGTAAGTCATTAGACTCACCTAATGGAAACGGATCCtgattcattaaatatattattatgatagaaaatcaatttaagatttataattactaattactataatttaattagaaaaaaatatatattatccttatgccacatatttaattattaaattttttaaaataaaaccaaaatgtTAGCAACAAGTCAATGGTCCAAATGATATTGAACTTAATTTCCTTAAACAAAGTCTTGGAATTGATTACCACggattaaaagaaaatgtgatTGTTAGGGGAGAACTCATTAAAGGTAGTCTGTCAGATTTTCGAATGAAGattaaatatcaataaaataaaatcgatGAATCCTTCGTACTAATAACATGATTACCAAACAAAATAGTacgaaaaaattattctaatccTTCAACATGACTATTTAGGTTACCTACCTGAACCCATCAAGGTAGTCAAATATTTTTGCTTTATCTTCTAAATCCTTTTGTTTACCTCAAGAGCTTTAAATTTTGCTTTTATTGTTCATTTTCTCACCTTGACTTTGTTTTTTACTTTACCAATTCTTCTACTTCTCTCTTGATCCTTCCACCATGTCTCAATCAAAAAATAGTGTCAAATTCAATCTTGATACTCAAAACCCACATGAATCAGCTTTTGAATCATGTGATTCTCCTAATTCAAGCATTTTGTCTTCATTAAGATCTTGAAGACAACTCCCATCTATAAGAGAAAACCCAACTTCCTTGTGCTCACAAGAGTCACTTCTATCTACCCCTAGTGCTTAGGACATTGAAGATGGTATGGCGTTCTTGGACTATTACCTTCATTCGAAAGAATGCCCTATTCCCATCACATCACACTTGTTCAAAGCAAACAATCTCCTTGTAATCCTAGGGACTAGCCCTTAAGTTATGAAGGGTATTTCAATTGACCCGAATGTCCAAAGCAAAAGAAGTGGGATAGAAATGTTAGGAGATTTATGACGTCATTGTTTTGTCCAACCATGACATCAAGCCAccatatttcataaaaattggTCAGAATGACAAGGTTATGCTGGGTCAATTGCATGACCAATCCAGTTGAGCCAATTACATGACCAATCTAATAGTATAATCGACTTGGTTAGACCGCTCTGACTGGTCCAACTGATCCGATTTTCAAAACATTatataaaacacatttaaaaccTGCCATAAAAGATACTAACAAGATTTGTAGGAGGTTATAATTATTTCTTGTCAATACAAGTAAGTAGGAATGTTCAAAATTGAATCAAGTTGTTCGTAAATTGTTGGTAAACTATCAAACCaactccaaaaaataaaatattgcaaaaccaacaaaatgtgaaaagtaattaattttattttaattttaatgattataGTACATGATTTATAGTAATGTTAAATAGAAgcaaaaaaatctatttttaactaaaatatattaaacacaatttaataaattaaaatataatttatttttaaaataatataacataataattatgCAAGTTAGTTAACAAATTTTacattatgaaaatatattaaaaaaataaaaattgttaaattgaatcaaagtaaattatatttaaactggTGATGAGTTTAAGAACGACCGCGTTTGAACTAGAGACAGTGCCACACGTCACTGGACTAGACGGCGCCACGTTCCCATGTCAACCAAAAAAAcgacaagacaaaaaaaaaagaaagaaagtataGAAGATATTTACGGAACAATAATAGCAGCCTAATAGAATAGATATCTCTCTTGGtcaccattttcattttctttcttccagTAATTTGCTTCATCATTATGGCTGTGAACCTTGGGAACTTGGCGTTGCTACTGGACCTGACTTCGCCGCGGAGCGTGATTCTGGAGAGGAAAGCGCGTCCCGCCGGATCCGACGTCGTTTTGTGCGCGCCGCCGTCCAAGAGGGACtacccctcctcctcctcctacgcGGTGGTGGCGCGTGGGAAGTCGAACTCGGAGAAGAACGGCGTGGATTTCGACAGCgacgaggaggaggaggaggaggaggaggggggAGGCGGCGGTGGGGGGTTCGTGGACTGGGAGACGGAAATGCGGCAGAGAGTGAGGGAGTTCGAGGAGAGGAGGGAGCTCGAGAAGAAGGCCGAGGAGTTGCAGAGTCGCGTTGGAGAGGAAGGCGAGGAGGAAGAAACCGAGGAAGAAAAGAGGATGAGAGTCAGGAAAGAGCTCGAAAaggttcttttttcctttttaactctcacaatttttttggttttctaatttgagttgatgtttttattgtgtgtttggcatagtggaaagaaaaaacataaaagttttgaattaaagtataaaataaaagtctaAGTGGCACAGAATTTACTGTTTATTTCACTTCTACCAAACGAAGCgtagagtttaattttgacGTGTGGAGATTTTTATAACGTTAGTCAATAAGAAATAATGCAAAGTATTAAAACTTAACAAATTACTATCAGTGGCTCCGTGCCTTCATATCAAATTCAGCAACTTATgttgatttttaattcaaacGTTTGTTACCCGGAGTTGCAGATTACTAAGTGGAACTCCAATTCAAAGTGGAAAACAACATAAATTAGGGTTACAGTTGTAGGCTTGTAGCCGTCGCATTTCTTGATGTGGCCACAATTGCAGTTGCAAATACCCCAAAAATCTTAATGCCGCGGTTAAAATTGCTGCCCTTGactgttttttaaaaccttagGTCTAGGATTTGTTATTCTAACTTAGGGTAACAATTGTTGCATAGAGTCTATGTTGACCGAGGACTTATTTATTGATGATGTGTTGTTTGTTGGTTTGGTGAATCAAACAGGTAGCTAAGGAACAGGCAGAGAGGAGGGCCACTGCTCAGTTGATGTTTGATTTGGGTCAGAAGGCTTATGGGAAGGGATCCTATGGACGTGCCATTGAGTTTCTTGAAGCTGCACTTACTATCATACCCGGACCTACATTATTCGGTGGTGAGGTTGGTTCTTTTAGCCTAAATAAGAATTTGTGTCTAATTGTATAAAGAGGAGgggaaaaagtaattttaaaaaagttctgAATTTCAGATACAAATATGGCTGGCTATGGCTTATGAAGCCCATAACCGCCATAAAGATTGCATTGCTCTATACCGACAATTAGAAAAGACGCACCCAAGTGTTAGCATCCGACGCCAAGCTGCAGAGCTTCGTTACATTTTACAAGCGCCAAAGCTCAAGATATCCCAGGAGGAGATGGTGACTATACCCTTGATTGGTTCTACTTATGACAGGTGACTTCATGGTTGCATTTGCAAATTAGCCTCGTTTGAGTCTTTGTTTAGCCTCTCTCTAACATTGTTGtcattcatttttgtttctatttgctTTACTCTCATCTATGGAATTATTCTAACTTGTACTAAATAGATGTGTTTGTTTTCTGGGAAGATTTAAGAGTTTTGGATGATTGCTCTTAGACTTTTTCATCCCGCTACTTATGCAATTGTACTACTAGAACTAGCTTTTTTACCAATTGCACCTAGACATGTGGAAGCCACTGCTTATATTCTCTGTCTTCAAGTGAAACTTTCATGTTCATCCTCCAAGTATTTGTTCGGCACCTTTCTTATTTCAGTTAAATGCCTCAGTCTCGGTAACTTCCATGCTAGCCTCAACTCTGGCCTCCAAAGTCCAACCCTTTAAGTTTTTCCTCCAACAAATCCATATGTTCTGTCACCAAATCATGGTTGGATATCTAATTCCCTGACCTCAAAGATCTCCTCTCAATCTGGCAGGTCAGACCAAAATGATATAACACCAATTTATAAATTAGTGagcaattattaatttataaaaaatacataaaacacCTTCTTGATACATGTTGTAAAGATTCAAGAAAGCTTTACATTGTTTATCAATTGCCTAACAAAAATGTCACCTTTTACCTGGGAcctaatattaatatgttaaagaaTGCAATAAAGCATACCATGGACAAGTTTATGACATGATTTACAATAGAACATTATGCTGTGTTTGATCCATGTACTGGCCCCACCTAGTCAGAAAAGGTTTGGTTTGCTAATGTTGTATGCAAAGTCAAAATACACTGAATATAATAGTAGTTGCTATCCCTGACTCAGGTTTATATGCACACATGAGTTCTCTACCAGCAAAAGTAGTTctctaactttatttttttgttttggattgGTTCTATAACTTTTGTgtttcattttgatattttatttcttattttggttTCAATTGGTCCTATTTACCAAAATGGCGGTAAAAACCATCATAATTGACTAATtggaccaaattaaaaaaaaagataaaggaccaaaatggaataaaataaagttggaGGAtcaaacagaaacaaaaaaaaaataaagtttgagGACCAAATTactaattattttgtttctaaatgagcAGTTATCTGGATCTAACAATAGATCTTGGTTCCCAATTCCCATCTGTACTCTTGTGTGATGGGATGCTGAAACTAtgtattaatgataatatttttggttTATGTTTGTTATTAAcccttaattatatttatggcATAATTAGCACATTGTAGTTATAAATCAATAGAATATGATAAAACATGCTTTGATTTCTTGCAAGGATGGTATCTATTATAGATGTGGTAAATGCCCATGAGCTAAAATGActagaaatgttttttttgtgtgtgtttgttgCTTTAGTGGGTGCATGTAAGGTGGTTGAGTGACCAGGGTATTTGTTAATagaaatattgttttaatttcaaCCAATGCCATCCATGCATTGTAATATGATATGAAACTACTATGTCTAGAACATTTAATAAGGTACACAATGGAAAAACAAGAAATTAGTTTAAAGGATTAATATGTGAGACAATATCTGATGGCATAATCACAAATCAATATGTCAAGTGCAGCAATAGCTTGGCTAACCCTATAGAAAAGGGCTTAATAATGAATTGGTGAGGTGAGAATCAAATGGAATGGGATTAAAACccttcaattaaaataaataattggtgAGGAAAAGATCAACATAAATGGGATCAACATAAATCACCATTAAGAACCCAACGTTTCTTTTGCATACTGTAGTTCAAAGGCTCAATGGGGTGATAACAAGTGATTGATTGGCAACTTGAAGCACTGGAAAGATACAACCATTCCAAGTCTAGTGCAAATTACAAAGATCAAGGGGATGAGCCTTGCATTCTTAATGAAGTTAACTAACACTAACTGTCTAAATGAGACCTTGGAGAATTTATCTTGTTTGAACACAAGGAGTGATACTGCTTCTATCAATAGTTTGGGTTGACTTTtagaatttttcattatttaggATGCAGCACGTGGCAACATAAGTGCTGTTTATTTTCTGTGAATGGTCTTGATATAGGATCATGTGTGTTATTTCTGATCTTGACACAAGATAATAATTGTTAAAAGTATTAAGCTACTATGAATTAAACTGAAATACTTACACTATGGGAAAGCTCAAATTGGGAAATACTTTGGTTTTTGCATGACACTATATGGATATGAGAAATTATTTGTCTAGCTTTTACAAGGAGGAttgttatgataatttttagagCAAGGAATAGTTATGATCCTTGTTTATCGTCTCTGTTCTTCACGCCTCAACCTCTGGGTTGTAGTGCCTCTAATCGTCCCAGAATATCTTGCATCATGGTTTCAGAGTTCCAACGCCATGCGTCCTCCTGTTGGTGCATCCCAGCACTTCCTCCGAATGACGATTCAACTCCATCAAACTTCTTTCCACCGCTTCCATTCTTGTCTCCATCTTCTTCCGCAccatgaaaaaataattctgCAAGATCAACTTGCTTTGATACCAATTGATAGGATTCAATcagaatttagaaagaaaagatCAAGAATCAGATGAAAAAGGAATGTTTAGTGAGATTTTCTTCCGAGTCAATGTGACCCTGAAGCATGACGATACAATAGGGGTAATTTCAGAGTCCCCAAAACTCTCCCAGTTCTGACttacaacagcaacaaccccttCTCTATTCTCTCTCCTCTCTATTTATTACATCTGTACAGTTGGTTACCAATGTTATTCCTAATTTGCTAGTTACATTTCTCTGCTTATTTCAAAGAGAAGACTGATTACATTACATAGCCCCTGAAACAATATCAATGATGCAAGGatgcaattttttaataattaacttgACAAGAAATAGTGACAAAGCTGAATGTTTTTGATAAAGCACAAAGTAACTAAATTTGTTGCTTTCAAAGAAATCAAGACTTAAGATTTTAAGTTTAGGGATTCAATATTTGTGAGAGAACCAACAACATCCTCACATAGTGAGGCTTATGTTTTATATATGAGAGAAGTACATGACATGACAAGGGCAGACTACAGCTCTTTGTTCAGCAGACAAAAGAGTGTAATAGAAGTAAAACATAAGAAAAGACAAAGCGATACAAGCAAAGAGAATAAATAACACATATATCTAACATGAAGAATGCAACTATGGATGCTcaattctttctctctctctctctctgtgttccttttcttttcaaattttcctGTGTCTTTTAGGCTTATAGGGTTTCGGGTAACAAGTAGGGTTGAATTTGCTGCAACTTGCTGAAGTCGTATCATCATTTTCCATTCCTTTTTGGTTCTTGAAAAGCGCAATATATGTCTTTAAATGCTTCAGTTTTCCAGTGAAAGGAACCCACTGGCATTGCTATTAAGGAACATTATAATTGCTTATgcatttttcttgttatattGTAATTGCATATTTAAAGTTGTGGTTTATCAAGTATGTATGATGATATTGTAGCTATGCGGCAACATGGAGTGATAAATACAAggacaatgataaaaaaattagtggATCAGTCACGAATCAGCTTCCATCATCTAAAGATTACCTTGGGGACTTTCTTGTATGGAAACCTCCTGTCGGGTTAGGGAAAAATCGAGCTTTCTGGGTTGGCCTAACAATATGGTTGGGATTAGTTGGAGCTGCCCTCTTTATTCAAAGATAAACTACACTTAAAACACGGAGTTTGAGTTCTCCAATTTGTGATGTATACCTTCTAATTTGTTgttatagtttttctttttagtttatatGATGTGAAGTCCATGTTGTAACATTATTATAGAATGTATGGAATAGATTTGTAAATTTATTGTGTGTATCAAATAGATGAAGATGTTATATTATCCTACTGTGGTGCTTTTATGTTGAAATTACAAAGGATGTGCAgcaattctattaaaaaaagaaaaaaacatgtttagcaGAATTTCTTACCCTCCGTTTGTCCTTCTGCTATACGAAATGGCAAGTTTGTTACAGATTAAAAGTAGGATTGGTTGGAACTGGGAATGCAGGGTCTCCTAATATGttactatttattatattaaagtgGGACAccactatttttatttctatttctaacCTAAAATAAGAATGAATGTTATGCAGTACATTTGTTGCAGCAATTTTTTGGTGTAAACCATTTTGTAGGCTTCGATCAGCTTTGTCAGCTATCAGTGGCTCCTGTCTTTGTGGCTTTGTACTGTCCAGCACTATTGAAGCTAGAGAGCAATCGTAGTCGCACATAACATTTGCAGTTATACTTAGTTTAATGTCTAATGTAAAATTTACATTGTTAAATACTTtctaaagtaatttttatataaaaaaataacaatcctACTCTATTTATGGTTACTTGTAATTAAATaactgtattttttatattagtgtattttaattaaaagtctcaatgctgtaaaaaaaattgaaagtctcaatataaattaattcaataagaaCCATTATTAGCTGTCAATCTTAGTAAGTATTTTTAGAAACTTTTCTACAATCACTCGTTTTAAGAATTTTTGaccttatatattttaatccaacattttaaaaaagtttagttCCAAGTTAAATTTCAGAGTAAATTATACTCGCACTCCTGCGtttctttttaaattgtatttgatatttctctcttttttacattacttttattccattttattaATGACATTAactgatattaattaaaatatataaataaatgaaattattctaatatttttgttacacTCGCATCCTTATGTATTTTTCTCAAATTGCATTTGATCcccatatattttttacattatttttatcccttttttttGCTGTTAACTAACATCAATTGAAATATGTGAGCAGATGAAATTGTCctaacatatttattaaatactcaataacaaattaacaattgatCTTATAAATGGgtcttttttaagataataacaaattttcttttaatatttggtTCTTACTTCATTGTTGCTAATACTTGAAGAAGATGTAACTCTTGATTAAGACATTCTATCAAACACCAAGCCAtcgaaaataaaatttcaaagagaagagTTAAAAACACAACTACAAtaacaaaatactaaaatttgaaccaaaatAACATATTCAATCAATATGCATAATTAATAGGCATTACTTGAAATACGtccaacaaaaacacaataaccaaatgacccaacacgcacaaaacaaattgaactaaaagaaaaagaataagaaaggaTGTTCACACATGCGTACCAACAAGGTGGATTCATGTCCAACAAAAGTTAGGTTCACGtccaattagagaaaaaaaaaagagtgttaaaatattttcagatTGAAAATGGTGTCATATCTTTTATGGAACTAAGAGTGTTAAACATATgcttattttatgttaaatcaTTAAATCATGTTTAGGAAGGAAATAGTGTGGATGTAATGTGAGCTAAATGATTGAGGGGGTTATTATAGGATGAAAGGAGAAGTGTTGAATGCaattggaaaaaaaacatagaaagataagtataatttactctaaattttataattgttttaaaaattatcataattaaaaagaacattatattaaaaaataaactagcaatcataatttatgttaaaaaatatttcttttattacaatttttttattataatagaatttatgcatttaaaactatttattataagatttaatttatctaaACTAAATGTTTAGTTTATGCAGGTACAGGCTaagtttctagtttaatatttaaattaacatgGACCTGACATTGTTTTCCTTGAACGGTTAACGTTttcgtttttgtttttatttcaagaTTTTCAAATAGGAATTAAAAACATTCCCATTATGTATTTAGATTAGATTATGTTTAGagatcataataaaaaaatagttacagAAAAC
Protein-coding sequences here:
- the LOC100789105 gene encoding uncharacterized protein; the protein is MAVNLGNLALLLDLTSPRSVILERKARPAGSDVVLCAPPSKRDYPSSSSYAVVARGKSNSEKNGVDFDSDEEEEEEEEGGGGGGGFVDWETEMRQRVREFEERRELEKKAEELQSRVGEEGEEEETEEEKRMRVRKELEKVAKEQAERRATAQLMFDLGQKAYGKGSYGRAIEFLEAALTIIPGPTLFGGEIQIWLAMAYEAHNRHKDCIALYRQLEKTHPSVSIRRQAAELRYILQAPKLKISQEEMVTIPLIGSTYDSYAATWSDKYKDNDKKISGSVTNQLPSSKDYLGDFLVWKPPVGLGKNRAFWVGLTIWLGLVGAALFIQR